In Flavobacterium endoglycinae, one DNA window encodes the following:
- a CDS encoding non-ribosomal peptide synthetase, which produces MKLTLPQQDVYFEQLMFPEDPIYNIGAKIIIKGKIAYDIINKAYLELINQHDTYRSSMDLSSDEVIMHTIEKYVSELKFLDFSSSENPDKEANEFMQQQFEIPFELKADELLHKFILIKVDSEFHYLFSVYHHIITDGWGTSLMFQRLVKNYNELSEFGEIKTQYPFTYQDFIQDDKAYSESKSFEEDKQYWKTKFSHLPEKLFEKINQHDKTNQSKRKEIIISRSIYNELERTGKELGATTFHVILGILYLYFGRKHQNKDFAIGLPVLNRGKSVFKKTVGLFMGVSPLRMQFDLNDTFEDLVKNIKQQLRQDYRHQRFPLGKIVKELDLFYEKDRLFNMTLSYEKQNYSDHFINTQTTVIPLSNHSERVALAIYIREFDESEDIKIDFDYNVNYFDETEITKVAAHFENLLTTVIHTTKEKLSQYQYLTEAEEHQLLYDFNKTSFDYPENETVVSLFNNQVNKNPDKTALVDEKVNYTYRDLAQLSDKIAFCIKQKTGKSNTAVAVLMNRSAELTAVLLGVLKSGCAYIPLDPSFPKDRLEYIIKHSGVNQIIATQNLKENLNIDCEIIDADLLLKQEITEPIVLDEVSSSAGAYIIYTSGSTGNPKGVAISHKSLCNFLISIENQPKIDQNDYLFSVTTQSFDISILEFFTPLIAGAKLYIANQELLSDPAHTIQKIEDLKVTVIQATPSFFQMLYNAGWNGNKKVKILCGGDLLSEALAQKLLETNHELWNMYGPTETTIWSSCKQVTNAKEASNIGQPINNTQFYILDDAMQLLPLHVPGTIYIGGDGLALGYYKNEELTLEKFVQSPFDSSKRIYNTGDIGKWNNKGEIEFLGRNDNQVKIRGYRIELGEIETKLNQIENVKDSVVIAQKNQEQGAILIAFLIIEKELFDYSSVIAALRDELPEYMIPHAVIPLNEFPLTPNKKIDRKALASFKITTEKTNAIHEKATTEIELALCKYYQEILEIKDELSITDNFFMLGGHSLNAVKLINKIEENLHYKITLKDIFDYPVIQAMSKYLEKKEKNKTSEIKALEQRQYYDITTAQYNIWLASQQFKKSVSYNMPAVFKITGQIDKAVLEKVFLELQKKYEILRTGFVEVDGKPSQVVSYEKNEIPVEEFFYDKKEIKKAIKIFINKEFDLNKAPLLRIGLFHKTDGSSYLVFCTHHIIMDGWSLEILINEFVSHYKKIEKNEIVDDSKLNFQFKDYAAWYNKVQQKNSEEKNLRFWKTYLDGYSWKNTLPYDHQFQKDNHKSIDYEFVHHNINVPEIKKFVQKHNISLHTLLTGTFSILMYKMYDKEDFSIGTVNSGRTNSELQNQLGMFVKTLPLRNKIDQEKSAADFLNETHQNLLLIDEHQDVPETISNTFRLDTLLVLQNPSFDYSTIKVNTNLQLHLTPVNTSYNRLPLLITFEVSKNKLSGKINYSTSKYEAETIQLISLKYEKLLEEILRNSSQSIESLDTELDFEKQETIQIGFNF; this is translated from the coding sequence ATGAAACTCACGCTACCACAACAAGATGTATATTTTGAACAGCTTATGTTTCCCGAAGACCCTATTTACAATATTGGGGCAAAAATAATTATTAAAGGAAAAATAGCTTACGATATAATAAATAAGGCTTATCTGGAACTTATAAACCAGCATGACACCTACAGAAGCAGTATGGATTTATCATCAGATGAAGTTATCATGCACACTATAGAAAAATATGTCTCTGAATTAAAATTTCTTGACTTTTCTTCGTCTGAAAATCCAGATAAAGAAGCAAATGAATTCATGCAGCAACAATTCGAAATCCCTTTCGAATTAAAAGCGGATGAATTACTGCACAAGTTTATTTTAATTAAAGTAGATTCAGAATTTCATTATTTGTTTTCTGTATACCACCATATTATTACAGATGGATGGGGAACTTCATTAATGTTCCAAAGACTTGTAAAAAACTATAATGAACTTTCAGAATTTGGAGAAATAAAAACTCAATATCCATTTACCTATCAGGATTTTATTCAAGATGACAAAGCCTATTCAGAATCAAAAAGTTTTGAAGAAGATAAGCAGTATTGGAAAACAAAATTCAGTCATCTTCCTGAAAAGCTTTTTGAAAAAATTAATCAGCACGATAAGACAAATCAAAGTAAAAGAAAAGAAATTATCATATCGCGTTCGATTTATAATGAACTAGAAAGGACAGGAAAAGAATTAGGAGCGACAACATTTCATGTAATCCTTGGAATTTTATATCTCTATTTTGGAAGAAAACACCAAAATAAAGATTTTGCAATTGGGCTTCCAGTTTTAAACAGAGGTAAATCGGTATTTAAAAAAACCGTTGGTTTGTTCATGGGAGTATCTCCGTTACGAATGCAGTTTGATTTGAATGATACTTTTGAAGACCTTGTTAAAAATATCAAACAACAATTAAGACAAGATTACCGTCATCAGAGATTTCCGTTAGGGAAAATTGTGAAAGAACTTGATTTATTTTATGAAAAAGACAGATTGTTTAATATGACATTGTCGTATGAAAAACAAAATTATTCAGATCATTTTATCAATACACAGACAACCGTAATCCCGCTTTCAAATCATTCAGAACGTGTGGCTCTGGCAATTTATATCAGAGAATTTGATGAATCTGAAGATATTAAAATCGATTTTGATTACAATGTAAACTACTTCGACGAAACAGAGATAACCAAAGTAGCAGCACACTTTGAAAATCTGCTTACGACAGTAATTCACACTACTAAAGAAAAACTTTCTCAATACCAATATCTTACAGAAGCAGAGGAACATCAATTACTTTATGATTTCAATAAAACATCATTCGATTATCCGGAAAATGAAACAGTTGTTAGTCTCTTCAATAATCAGGTAAATAAAAATCCTGATAAGACAGCATTAGTAGATGAAAAAGTAAATTATACGTATCGTGATCTTGCACAATTATCAGATAAAATAGCTTTTTGCATTAAACAAAAAACAGGAAAATCAAATACAGCAGTTGCAGTTTTAATGAACCGTTCTGCAGAACTTACAGCGGTTTTGCTTGGAGTATTAAAATCGGGCTGTGCTTATATCCCGCTGGATCCATCTTTTCCTAAAGATCGTTTAGAATATATTATTAAACATAGCGGTGTTAATCAAATTATCGCAACACAAAATTTAAAAGAAAACCTAAACATAGATTGTGAAATTATAGATGCTGATCTTCTTTTAAAACAAGAAATCACAGAACCAATTGTTTTAGATGAAGTTTCCTCTTCGGCAGGAGCCTATATTATTTATACCTCAGGATCGACTGGAAATCCAAAAGGTGTGGCGATAAGTCATAAATCGTTATGCAATTTCTTAATCAGCATCGAAAACCAGCCTAAAATAGACCAAAATGATTACTTGTTTTCAGTAACAACGCAGTCGTTTGATATTTCAATCCTCGAATTTTTTACACCACTTATTGCGGGAGCCAAATTATACATCGCTAATCAGGAACTTTTATCAGATCCGGCACATACAATTCAAAAAATTGAAGACTTAAAAGTTACTGTTATTCAAGCGACACCAAGTTTTTTTCAGATGCTGTATAATGCCGGATGGAATGGAAACAAGAAAGTTAAAATTTTATGCGGAGGAGATTTGTTAAGCGAAGCCCTTGCCCAAAAACTATTGGAAACCAATCATGAATTATGGAATATGTACGGTCCTACCGAAACTACCATATGGTCGAGTTGTAAGCAGGTAACCAATGCAAAAGAAGCTTCAAATATTGGTCAGCCAATTAACAATACCCAGTTTTATATTTTAGATGATGCCATGCAGCTTTTGCCATTACATGTTCCAGGAACTATTTACATAGGCGGAGACGGACTGGCGCTTGGATATTATAAAAATGAAGAACTGACTTTAGAAAAATTCGTTCAAAGCCCTTTTGACAGCAGCAAAAGAATTTATAACACAGGCGATATTGGTAAATGGAACAATAAGGGCGAAATTGAATTTCTAGGCCGCAACGATAATCAAGTAAAAATAAGAGGATATCGTATCGAATTGGGAGAAATCGAGACCAAATTGAATCAGATTGAAAACGTAAAAGATTCAGTTGTAATTGCTCAGAAAAATCAAGAACAAGGAGCCATATTGATTGCTTTTTTAATTATAGAAAAAGAACTATTCGATTATTCTTCTGTTATAGCTGCTTTAAGAGATGAACTACCAGAATATATGATTCCGCATGCCGTAATCCCTCTCAATGAATTTCCGTTAACGCCAAATAAAAAAATTGACAGAAAAGCACTCGCATCATTTAAAATAACAACCGAAAAAACAAATGCAATTCATGAAAAAGCTACTACAGAAATAGAACTTGCACTTTGTAAATATTATCAGGAGATACTGGAAATAAAAGATGAATTAAGTATTACGGATAACTTTTTCATGCTGGGCGGACATTCACTAAATGCCGTAAAACTTATTAATAAAATTGAAGAAAACCTTCATTATAAAATTACATTAAAAGACATTTTTGACTATCCAGTAATACAGGCAATGTCTAAATATTTGGAGAAAAAAGAAAAAAACAAAACGTCTGAAATTAAAGCCTTAGAGCAGCGTCAGTATTATGACATAACAACAGCACAATACAATATTTGGCTGGCTTCACAGCAATTTAAAAAATCGGTATCGTATAACATGCCTGCCGTTTTTAAAATAACAGGACAAATTGACAAAGCAGTTCTGGAAAAAGTATTTCTAGAATTGCAAAAAAAGTATGAAATCCTGAGAACTGGATTTGTTGAGGTCGATGGGAAACCAAGTCAGGTTGTTTCTTATGAAAAAAATGAAATACCAGTTGAAGAGTTTTTTTATGACAAAAAAGAAATTAAAAAAGCCATTAAAATCTTCATAAATAAGGAATTCGATTTAAACAAAGCACCATTATTACGTATAGGATTATTTCATAAAACAGATGGTTCGTCGTATCTGGTATTTTGTACACATCATATTATTATGGACGGCTGGTCGCTGGAAATTTTAATAAACGAGTTTGTAAGTCATTATAAAAAAATAGAAAAAAATGAGATTGTAGATGATTCTAAATTGAATTTTCAGTTTAAAGATTATGCTGCTTGGTACAATAAAGTACAGCAAAAAAACTCGGAAGAGAAAAATCTGAGATTCTGGAAAACCTATCTCGATGGATATTCATGGAAAAATACACTGCCTTATGATCATCAATTTCAAAAAGATAATCATAAAAGTATTGATTATGAATTTGTGCATCATAACATCAATGTGCCAGAGATTAAAAAGTTTGTTCAAAAACACAACATCTCACTGCATACATTATTAACAGGCACATTCAGCATCTTGATGTATAAAATGTATGACAAAGAAGATTTTTCGATAGGAACTGTGAATTCTGGCAGAACAAACTCTGAATTGCAAAATCAGTTAGGAATGTTTGTAAAAACGTTGCCTTTGCGAAATAAAATCGATCAAGAAAAAAGTGCAGCAGACTTTTTAAACGAAACACATCAAAACCTTCTATTGATCGATGAACATCAAGATGTTCCTGAGACTATTTCAAATACATTTAGATTAGACACACTTTTGGTTTTGCAAAATCCGTCCTT